Proteins encoded together in one Impatiens glandulifera chromosome 1, dImpGla2.1, whole genome shotgun sequence window:
- the LOC124937802 gene encoding UPF0329 protein ECU05_1680/ECU11_0050-like encodes MTPKPSAKKRRLISPQLPNLEFTDETSKDSSRQVPSTTTSQSNQDNSTSNAPNRVSQAHTDAKLDELTKNKEKEKEKKRYERKEMKKMKEDEERKEMKKRKEDEERKEDEKRKEMKKRKEDEERKEMKKKKEERKE; translated from the exons atgactCCCAAACCGTCGGCTAAGAAGAGGAGACTTATTAGTCCCCAGCTCCCCAACCTTGAATTTACCGATGAAACTAGTAAAGACAGCTCTCGGCAAGTCCCTTCTACAACAACTTCTCAATCTAATCAAGACAATTCTACATCTAATGCACCCAATCGAGTGTCTCAAGCCCATACTGATGCCAAACTTGATGAGCTGACAAAGAAT aaggagaaggagaaggaaaaGAAGAGGTATGAGAGGAaggagatgaagaagatgaaggagGATGAGGAGAGGaaggagatgaagaagaggaaggaggATGAGGAGAGGAAGGAGGATGAGAAGAGGaaggagatgaagaagaggaaggaggATGAGGAGAGgaaagagatgaagaagaagaaggaggagagGAAGGAGTGA
- the LOC124919385 gene encoding plastidic glucose transporter 4-like, translating to MQATGLTVRGGTVGFDIRRHRKVSSGFDQFRKCRVDQRNIRMTDRSSSCFGLRSWGTGAMEAELTSHNRIGIDGVFRTSAKPRFVRVQAYDEDIEDPVPSKVDQVKSTGTVFPYVGVACLGAILFGYHLGVVNGALEYLAKDLGIAQNTVLQGWIVSSLLAGATVGSFTGGALADKFGRTKTFQLDAIPLAIGAFLCTTAQSVQVMIIGRLLAGIGIGISSAIVPLYISEISPTEIRGTLGSVNQLFICIGILAALVAGLPLAGNPIWWRTMFGIAIIPSVLLALGMAFSPESPRWLYQQGKITEAEVSIRKLYGKERVNEVMRDLNASSQGSSSEPEASWFDLFSSRYSKVVSVGAALFLFQQLAGINAVVYYSTSVFRSVGIASDVAASALVGASNVFGTTIASSLMDKKGRKSLLITSFAGMAASMLLLSLSLTWKVLAPYSGTLAVLGTVLYVLSFSLGAGPVPALLLPEIFASRIRAKAVALSLGMHWISNFVIGLYFLSVVNKFGISSVYLGFSGVCVLAVLYISGNVVETKGRSLEEIERALSPAS from the exons ATGCAAGCGACGGGTCTTACAGTGAGAGGAGGAACTGTAGGTTTCGATATCCGGAGACACAGGAAGGTTTCGTCTGGTTTTGATCAATTCAGAAAGTGCAGAGTAGATCAGAGGAATATTCGTATGACTGATAGATCTTCTTCTTGCTTTGGTTTGCGTTCGTGGGGGACGGGGGCTATGGAAGCTGAGCTTACATCCCACAATAGAATTGGAATTGATGGAGTGTTTAGAACATCTGCCAAACCCAGATTCGTTAGGGTTCAAGCATATG ATGAAGATATTGAAGATCCTGTTCCTTCCAAAGTTGATCAAGTGAAGTCAACTGGTACTGTGTTTCCTTATGTTGGTGTTGCCTGCTTGGGTGCCATTTTGTTTGGATATCATCTTGG GGTGGTGAATGGTGCTCTTGAATATCTTGCTAAGGATCTTGGTATTGCCCAAAACACAGTCCTGCAAG GATGGATTGTCAGTTCTCTTCTTGCTGGTGCCACTGTGGGTTCATTTACTGGAGGAGCATTGGCTGATAAGTTTGGAAGAACAAAAACTTTCCAACTTGATGCTATTCCACTTGCAATTGGAGCATTTCTTTG CACAACCGCGCAGAGTGTGCAAGTGATGATAATTGGCAGATTACTCGCTGGAATTGGAATAGGAATTTCATCTGCAATAGTTCCTCTTTACATATCTGAG ATCTCTCCTACTGAAATTCGCGGTACCCTCGGTTCTGTCAATCAACTTTTTATCTGTATCGGAATTCTTGCAGCTTTAGTCGCTGGTTTACCCTTAGCGGGAAATCCCATTTG GTGGAGGACGATGTTTGGAATTGCGATAATTCCTTCTGTGTTATTGGCTCTAGGAATGGCGTTTTCGCCTGAAAGCCCGAGGTGGCTTTATCAG CAAGGTAAAATCACTGAAGCTGAAGTATCAATTAGAAAATTGTATGGGAAAGAAAGGGTTAATGAGGTTATGCGCGATTTGAATGCTTCTAGTCAAGGGTCGTCCTCAGAGCCGGAAGCTAGTTGGTTTGATCTCTTTAGTAGTCGTTATTCGAAAG TCGTGAGTGTTGGAGCTGCACTTTTCTTGTTCCAACAACTGGCTGGGATAAACGCTGTTGTATATTATTCAACATCTGTGTTTCGTAGCGTTGGAATTGCGTCTGATGTTGCCGCCAGTGCTCTTGTTGGGGCATCTAATGTTTTCG GAACAACAATAGCTTCGTCTTTGATGGATAAGAAAGGAAGGAAGAGTCTTTTGATTACAAGCTTTGCTGGAATG gCTGCTTCAATGCTTCTGCTTTCATTGTCACTAACTTGGAAGGTCTTGGCACCTTATTCTGGCACACTTGCTGTTCTTGGAACTGTCTT ATATGTGTTATCGTTTTCACTTGGTGCTGGTCCAGTGcctgctcttcttcttccagaGATATTTGCTTCGAGAATTAGGGCGAAAGCTGTCGCATTGTCGTTGGGCATGCATTGG ATATCGAACTTTGTTATTGGATTGTATTTCCTGAGCGTGGTGAATAAGTTTGGTATTAGCTCTGTGTATTTGGGATTCTCGGGTGTTTGTGTTCTAGCTGTGTTGTACATATCGGGTAATGTTGTTGAAACAAAGGGGCGGTCATTGGAGGAGATCGAGCGAGCTCTCAGCCCCGCAAGTTGA